A stretch of Arachis hypogaea cultivar Tifrunner chromosome 15, arahy.Tifrunner.gnm2.J5K5, whole genome shotgun sequence DNA encodes these proteins:
- the LOC112750369 gene encoding zinc-finger homeodomain protein 8: MDLTPIDASTTHTQTQTQTIEHTNSQQTQTPPPPTTNGSLKRHHPLPATAIAAAPPLSMVISYKECLKNHAATIGGHALDGCGEFMPSSSSNPSEPRSLTCAACGCHRNFHRRDPESLLPHHHHHPPNFLSFYHHSSSPPLPQRGGLSLSTSPSTTSPSPSPSASPISSPSSPPPAPLSHHFPPPPPYSSFHHHHMNNNSPSTVVVPNMLLSLGNAACSSGSGFNHQKDLNSSKKRHRTKFSKEQKEKMLRFSEKLGWRMQRDEDGLIQEFCNQIGVSRGVFKVWMHNNKNTFFRNRNNNNNDNASAAEKNGSLNGVHNGNHIDNDNDDDHNNNDNGNGNQHSNNTSSSNDDIQRDY; encoded by the coding sequence ATGGACTTAACCCCAATTGATGCAAGCACCACCCACACCCAAACCCAAACCCAAACCATAGAACACACAAACTCACAACAAACACAAAccccaccaccaccaacaacgaACGGTTCCCTCAAACGCCACCACCCGCTCCCGGCCACCGCTATTGCCGCCGCACCACCACTCTCCATGGTAATTTCCTACAAGGAGTGCCTCAAGAACCATGCAGCCACCATCGGCGGCCACGCCCTCGACGGCTGCGGCGAGTTCAtgccctcctcctcctccaaccCCTCTGAGCCACGCTCCCTCACTTGCGCCGCATGTGGCTGCCACCGCAACTTCCACCGCCGCGACCCAGAATCCCTCCtcccccaccaccaccaccaccccccaAACTTCCTCAGCTTCTACCACCACTCATCATCGCCGCCTCTCCCCCAGCGTGGTGGACTCAGCCTCAGCACAAGCCCAAGCACtacaagcccaagcccaagcccaTCAGCAAGTCCAATTTCAAGCCCATCATCACCACCACCCGCCCCACTCTCTCACCactttcctcctcctcctccgtaCTCCTCCTTCCACCACCATCACATGAATAATAATTCTCCATCTACCGTTGTTGTTCCCAACATGCTCTTATCCCTTGGAAATGCCGCATGCTCTTCCGGTTCTGGATTCAACCACCAGAAAGACTTGAACAGCTCGAAGAAGAGGCATAGGACCAAGTTCAGCAAGGAACAGAAGGAGAAGATGCTGAGATTCTCAGAGAAGCTTGGTTGGAGAATGCAGAGAGATGAAGATGGTTTGATTCAAGAGTTTTGCAACCAAATTGGGGTTTCTAGAGGGGTCTTCAAGGTTTGGATGCACAACAACAAGAACACCTTCTTCAGAAacaggaacaacaacaacaacgataATGCTTCTGCTGCTGAAAAGAATGGGAGTCTTAATGGTGTTCATAACGGTAACCATATCGATAACGATAATGATGATGatcataataataatgataatggaaATGGTAATCAACACAGCAACAACACTAGTAGCAGCAACGATGACATTCAGAGAGATTATTAA